In Pirellula sp. SH-Sr6A, the DNA window ACACTGGCTTGCCGCATGATCAATGGAAATACGGCGACCGGAATCGGTTCCAGGACCGCTCCCACTACATGCATCCGCCCGTTGGGTGCCAACGATGCGATCAACGGATCCCAATCCAGTGGAACATTGACCGTAACTAGGAGCAAATCCATCGACTTCTCCAGTCGTTGGATCGATTCGTTATCGCGCGTCGCGACGACGTGATGGGCACCGAATGACCGCGCCTCCTCGAACTTCCTCTCGCTCGAAGTGAAGGCGGTTACCTCGCATCCATATGCAGCCGCAAACTTCAACGCCATATGCCCTAGCCCTCCAATACCGATCACGCCAACGCGACTCTTCGGGGTCGCAAAGGTCGCTATGGGATTGAAGACGGTAATTCCCCCACAAAGCAGGGGGCCCGCATCGGCGACATTCAGCCCCTCTGGCAAGGAGATCGCCCACGCCCAATGGGCTCGCACCGAATTGGCGAAACCACCGAAATGACCCGCAATCGTGGGCTGGGCTCCATCGCACAGATGGTGCTCACCCGACATGCACGGACGGCAATGCATACAACTGCCACTGTTCCAACCGATTCCAACCCTCTGGCCAATGGCAAGCCCTTTGGCATGCGGCCCTATCGCCGTCACCCGCCCAATGACTTCATGCCCCAAGACCGCTGGATAAGTCGACATGCCCCATTCGTTTTGCCACATCGAAAGGTCTGAATGGCAAACACCGCAATGCTCTACGGCAACTTCGACCTCCTCCGGTCCCAAGGGTGCTCGATGCAACGATTGCTTTTGGAAAGGGGCGCCGGCGGAGGCCGCCACCCAGGCTTGATAACTCATGCGAATCTCTCTTTCTCTGTCTTCTCAAGGCAAACGAACTGGGAAAAGAACTGGTTCGATTCGATGCCGGTTCCGCGCCCATCAAGTGATGGGTTGGATTTTACCGGAACGAGCGATGGAGAAACGGGAATTGCGAAGACAGAAGAACCTTTTCGAGAAGGGCTATTACCTCGGAACCCCTTTCTGAGAAAGGCTACTACAATCGGTGCTTGCCAAATGGGGTAAGTGAATTCAGCACGAGATGGGTTGAGCTGTTTGTACAAGGAATGATTATGGCATCGGCAGGCAGGGTGGCTTCGATCGACATCTACCGTGGAATGGTGATGTTCTTGATGCTGGCGGAAGTGCTTCAACTTCCCAAGCTGCGACAAGTCTTTAACGAGGACAACGCCATTGGCCGGATCGCGGAATGGATTCGCTTTCATACTTCGCACGTCGCTTGGGCGGGCTGCTCTCTTCATGATCTCATCCAGCCGAGCTTCTCGTTCCTGGTTGGAACGGCGATGGCGTATTCACTGGCTTCGCGCATCGCGAGAGGAGATTCTCGTTGGCAACTGTTTCGGCATGCCGTGCTTCGCAGCGTTATCCTTGTGTTTCTCGGCATCTTTCTTCGGAGCCTTGGCAAGCCGAGTACGAACTTCACGTTCGACGATACGCTCACTCAAATCGGGCTGGGATATTGGTGCCTTTTCTTGATCTCGCTATTGTCGACGCGTTGGGTCTTGCTCGCCCTCGCCGCCATTCTGATCGGCACTTGGGGAATCTTCGTTCTCTATCCGGCCCCGTCCCCTGATTTCCCCTACAGCCAGGTGGGTGTGCCGGATAGTTGGAATGAGTACTATCGCGAAGGGTTTGCCGTCCACTTCAACAAGAATGCAAATGCGGCATGGGCGTTCGATCGATGGTGGATGAATCTGTTCCCCCGTGAGAAGCCATTCGAGTACTCCGGAGGTGGATATGCGACGCTCAGTTTTATCCCGACTCTGGGAACCATGGTTCTCGGATTGCTCGCGGGTCGCCTCTTGCAATCACCCAATCCTTTTGCACGCAAGAATCTCGTCTTCGCCTGCACGGGCGCAGGATTGATGGTGGCAGCATGGCTGCTCGACTGGACCTCGGTCTGTCCTATCGTAAAACGTATTTGGACCCCGGCTTGGACACTCTGGAGCGGTGGAATCTGTTTGCTTTGGCTAGGCGTTCTGCACTGGATTGCGGATCAGCGGGGATTCCAGCGGTGGGCATTCCCCTTGATCGTGATCGGGGCTAACTCGATCGTCGCGTACGTGTTGTCGTGGACGCTGGAGAAGCCGACGCACGACGCGCTGCTGCGCCACTTCGGCGGTTGGATACGCACTTTTTCCGAATCCATTCAATCCATCCTCGGCGCCGGCCAAGAACAGGTTCCTATGATCCAGGAGCTGCTCTTGGGAGGCTGTACCCTGACGGTATTTTGGTTGATTCTTTATTGGCTCTACACCAAAAAAGTGTTTGTGAGGATTTGATCCGCAGTTGTATGGAAACTTAATCGACGAAGCAGAATTCATTCGTACACAAGAGGATTTGAATGAGCTGCGCGTACTCGTCGATTCCGACCTTTGGTGTCGTATTTCCGCTGGAGTTTACGTCGGACTTCTGGCTCTCCGGTGCCTTAGCCTCCGCGCCTTCGTCCGTGGGTTTGGGAGGCTCGCCGATGACTCTCAAATATTCGGTGAACTGCTCGAATTCGCGATCGGAGGGGGAACGCTTGAGAATGGACTTGAACATTTGCTCGATGGCCCACGCAGTGTCCCTTCCTTCCTCGGAGAGATAAAGCTTTTCTGCGAACAGTCTGCTGTAGTGGTCGATCATGCCGCTGTTCATCATGAAGAGCGCTTGCTGGGGCACGGTGGTCGCGAATCGAAGAGGAGCGTGGGAATCTGGTGACGCAAAGTCAAAGGCCCGGAACAGTCCCTCCAGGTTTTGTCGATCGATATAAGCGTAGACCGTTCGTCGTCTGGAAAAGGGACGATTGATCATTTTGACACTCTTGCCACCCACTCGATCGTCCAATTGTTGGGTTCCGACCAAAACGGAATCGCGAAGGGTTTCGAAGTCGAGTCGTTTCCGAACTCCCCGCCACCAATATCGGTTCTCCGGGTCTTGCAAATGCTTCTCCGGATCGTGGGCACTGGAGCGTCGGTACGCTTCTGAGAGAACCATCCGTTTGATCAGTCGTTTGATGCTTTGGCCATCCGCCATGAATTCGGCCGAAAGGAAGTTGAGCAGTTCCAATTGCACGGGAGCTTCGGATCGAAGACCGAAATCGCTGGGGGTGTCGACCAACGGTGTTCCCATCATCCAGCCCCAAATGCGATTGGTGATCACACGGGGAGTAAGAGGATTCTTGGGATCCGTTATGGCTTGGGCCATGTCCAAACGCCCGCTTCCCGTTTCCATCGGCCTGGTGACAGACGACATAAACTCGATGAACTTCCGGGGAACTTGATCTCCTCGTGCACCGGGTTGTCCCCGTTTGAAGATCACCGCGGGTCGGATCTTGTCGGCATCGACCATCCGCAGAGGCCCAGGTGCATCTTTTGGTTCTTTGCTGCTGACGAACATGGAGTGAAGCGAGTAGTAATCGGCCATAGAGATCGGATCGAACTTGTGGTCATGGCATCGGGCGCATGCGACGGACAGCCCAAGGAATCCGCGGGTGACCAAATCGATTCGATCGTCTGCAATATCATTCTCATTATTGAGGAAGCGGCGGCCGAGGGTGAGGAACCCCATGGCGTCCAAGTTCCGATTGTGGGGGCCCGGATCCAATCGATCGGCAGCTAGTTGATATTGGGTGAACTGGTCATAGGGAAGGTCTTCGTTGAAGGCCCGGATCAGCCATTCGCGATACCGCCAGGCGTGGGCGTATTCTCGATCTTCTTGAAACACATACCCCTTGTTGTCGGCGTATCGCGCGACGTCCATCCATCGCCGAGCCATTCGCTCGCCGAAGTGTGGAGAGTCGAGCAGTTGGTCGACCCAAGACTCGTAGTTTTCGATCGGCTGGGATTCCCAGACCGCCAACTCTTCGTAGGTAGGTGCTAACCCCCACAAGTCGTTGTAGAGCCTCCGAATCAATTCCCGTTTGGTTGCGGTTCCGTTGGGCTGAATCTTCTTTTCCGATTGGGAGCGAGCGAGGATGGCGTCGATAGACTGATTCTTGTGCACGGCGGGGTTGAGGTTTTGAAAGGCCCAATGCTGGGCGGCCAGCTCCACTTTGGAGGGTGCGGCCGGGGCTGCGTCGGACTCCTTGCGAGGATCCACCGCTCCCTGTTCCACCCATGTTCGAAAATCTGCGAGGACGTTTTCAGGAAGCTTCCCCGTGGGGGGCATCTGCAGCGCATTGTCGTCGTAGGAAAGGGCTTTCAGTAGAAGGCTCTTCTCCGGTGCATCGAGCTGCAATGACGCACCGCTTGTCCCTCCTTTTTTCAGGAGCTCGGCCGAGTCGAGGCGGAATTCGCCCCCCGGGTCGCCGGACGCGGCAGAGTGGCATTCGTAGCAATGCTCGACCAGGACGGGTCGTATTTTCGTCTCAAAGAAATCGATTTTGGCCTGCTGAGCGGCTGCATCGGAGGGGTCGTCCCAAGCCATGGCAGAGGTTGTGGCAAACGAAAGCCCCCCCAAAATGGGGAGCAATGCCGAGAGGACGCGAAGGATGCGAAATGCTGACATAAATTGGAAGGGTCGGAGTGTCGGAGGGTAGGGGGGTGGGGATTCGTTGGGGCGAATCGAACCGAGCCGTCTATCTCGGGATGGGTTGGAGAGGACGATCCGAAGGGGAAGATGCGAACTGGAGGCAGCAGGCCCGAACACCGGATCACACGCCGCCTGGCACTATTGTACCCGCGATTCCTTGTTCGATCCAACGGCGGATACACCAGCGCACTCCGAACGTCGAAAACGGCTTGGGAAAAATCGCATCGGCACCGTGCCTTTGCAGTTGATGCCAGTCTTGCCAGCGGGGGAACGGGTCAAAAACGGCCAGCATCGCTTCGGGAAAACGGCGACGAAGACGAGTTACCACCTCGAGTGCCACCGGTTTTGGCTCCGGTGTGACCGGCAAACCGGAGGGGTTCGACGCCAAGAATGAGGCTCGAGGGGGAATATCGAGATCGAGCACGACAACGTCTGGGGTCGTTTGGATGCGGAGCTCCGTCGGTCGGGCAATTAGGAAGGGCATTCCCCATTGTTCGAGAAGCGAGTGCCACATCTGCGTGGTAGCAGAGGATTCGGCGACGACCAGAACAAATGGAGGGGTTGGGGTGCCTCCTACTCGATCGATGAGGGACGTTGCGATCTGGTCGGCCTGCTGGGAGCGAGCGATCCAGTCGATTACCCGGGGAGCTAGACGTGAAACATCCGTATGCGTGACGCCTGTCGGGTGACTGGAGCCCCTCGCATCAGCGCCCGGTTGGGTTGAAAGAGTCAATCGGGACAGCCATGGCAAGAGTCGGTCGTAGAGTTCGTACCAGTAAAAGGGAACGAAACTGTCGGGAAGGGGGAACGTGCGGCGATGCCCTGTCCACGCTTCGCCGAGAACGACCGCCAGCTCGATATTGGGGCGGCGAACAGGGGGGCTATCCGGGCTGATCGCCAGGTCTTTCTTCGACGTTCTGTTCGCTTTTGCCGAGCGACTTCCCTTCTTCGCAGGAGCGGCCTGAGGGGCGGGCATTCGGAAGGTCGCTAGCCAAGTTTGCCAATCCGCCTCGTAGCGCCCCTCGATTCCTTGTATCCAGATCGGTGCAGTCGTTTGTTCCAAGACATCCTGTGGCGGATTCCCAATCGCCATCGCGTCAAGATCGCGAACATTTGGGAGCTGGATATGGTTTCGGATCCAATCCCAGTAGGAGCCGGTTGGTGCAGCCCAAATGACGGTTGGTGCAGCCCAATTGACAGGGCGATCGATTTGCGATGCGTTCGATACGGCCATCCCACAAGATCCTTTGGCAGCGATTAACGGTCTGCGGATCGAGTTCCGGAGGCCTCAAGTTCCAATTCGGCGGATCGAATAGTATCGAGAGCTTCCTGGGGGCTGGTGGCGGAACGGAGCATTGTCAAAAAGACATCGTCCGTAACGAGGCGGGCGAGCCTGGCCAAGATGCGGAGATGGACGCGATCATCGGTGGAGCAAATCAGAAAAAACACATCGGTGAGATGCCCGGACGTGTTGCCAAAGGGGATTGGCTGTGGAGAGATACCCAGCGCGACGATCGGCTCTGCCAGAATCGACGACTGCGGTCTGCGGGGGTGAAGAAGTGCAACTCCGTTCTCGAGGGCCGTGGGGTGGAGTTCCTCCCGGGCGGCTACGGCCTCCACCATGGCAGCGGCATCCCAAAGGAGTCCGGAGCGTTCGGCGAGGGAGCACATCTCTCGGATCACCGAGTTTTTGGTCCGGACCGGCAAGGGAACTTCAATGGCGAGCGGAGACATGTAATCCGCGAGCATCGCGCGATCATCGGAGGTGACGTCGATGTTCCGCTGCAGTACTTTTTCCATTCGCTCCAACTCTTCGGCGTCCCCGACACCAATCTGGTCTTCGAGCCAATGGTGGATTTCGGATTCTGAAAAACGCCACTCCCCATTCACCTTTCGGGACGGAATTTTGCCCCGGACCGCCATCTTGGTTACTTGCGTTAACGTCAAGTGGAGGTAGTCGGCGAGTTGTGCGATGTCTAAGTCTTTGCTGGCCATGGCGATCTGGACCTGAGTTGGCTGGTGTGTCCAGCAATCAAGTCGCGGGGTTGGACATGAATAAGTTTGATGAAATGGCATTAGTAGGTGGAAAGCGGGGAGAGGTTGCTTCGCACGCGGGGCGATGGCCCCAAACCATTAGCCTGAAAAGTGTAGTATCATGGGGATTGGTACGGTACCCACATTCCTCCCATCCTAATGAAATCACCATGAATTTCCGCACATTGAATCCTTCCTGCGAATCCCAAATGTCCCGCCGAAGCTGGTTGCGGGGGAGCGGCGCTTTGGCTCTCGGCGCGGGTCTTGGCTCTAGCTTGCTTATAGACCAGTTGTTACACCCCCGGAACGCCTTGGGTTCAGCAGCCTCCAAAGTCCCTTTTCAGTTAGGGCTCCAACTCTACTCGCTCCGTTCGTTTCCCGTCGATGTCGCGCTTCAGCACGCCAAGGATTTGGGGTTCGCACAGGTCGAGTTCTATAGCGGCATGTTTCCTTTGAATGCGACCCAAGAGCAGATCGACGCATTGGTTGGAAAGGTCAAGTCGTTGGGACTGACGATTTCCGCGCATGGCGTCAACGGTTTTGGTGGAGACGCAGCAGCCAATCGCAAAGTCTTTGAATTTGCCAAGAAAGCAGGAATTCGAACCCTCTCGGCGGACCCATCGCCCGAAGCGTTTCCAAGCTTGGATGAACTGGTGAAGGAGTTTGATATTCGGATCGCTATTCACAACCACGGACCATCGCACCGTTACAACAAGGCGGTCGACGTTTTGCGAGCCGTCGAGAAATGGGATCCTCGCATCGGGGCTTGCGCCGACCTTGGCCACTACATCCGCTCGGGAGAACGCCCAACCGACGTGATTCGCACTTTGCAAGGCCGGTTGTACGGAATCCACCTCAAGGACTTTGCCGAGATGCAGGAAAAGGCAAAGGGAGTAATCCTGGGCAAGGGACATCTTCAGTGCAGCGAAGTGTTCGACGCGATGGTCCGTGCGAATTTCCCTGCCGATGGAGCACTGTCGCTTGAGTATGAAGAGAATCCGAAGGATCCGATCGCGGATATTCGCGAATGCGTCGCCATTGCGAAGAAGGCAATGGAAGAGGTGAAAGGTTAGGCTGCTACAGAAGAAGCACGTCAGGGAGAGGCGATGGGATGGGGACGGGTCGACGTTCGGCATGCGTCGGAGCAGTATTTGACTTGTTCCCAATCCCGCTCCCATTTCTTGCGCCAAGCGAACGGGCGTTGGCAACGTTCGCAAATCTTGGTCGGCAAGTGGGACTTGCTTGGCTTATGTCGCTTTGGCTGTTTGCTCATGGAAATGGGTAGATTGCCGTAGTCAAGGGTGGGTGTGGATTGAACGCAGAAACATTTGAGGACGACCGTTTGACAACATTGTCGATCTGCTGCCCTCAACAGATCAGGATCGCCCAACACGTCGCGCCGGATAGGAAGCTCTCCTGACATGTTGTGAGGTGAAGGTGGTCTGGTTTTCAGAAAGGTAGTGCTCGGTGCAGAAACGGTCGAGGACGACCGTTTGACAATATTGTCGATCTGTTGTCCTCAACAGATCAGGATCGCCTAACACATCGCGCCGAATAGGAAGCTCTCCTGACATGCTGTGAGGTGGAGGTGGTCTGGTTTTCAGAAAGGTAGTGCTCGGTGCAGAAACGGTCGAGGACGACCGTTTGACAATATTGTCGATCTGTTGTCCTCAACAGATCAGGATCACCTAACACATCGCGCCGAATAGGAAGCTCTCCTGACATGCTGTGAGGTGGAGGTGGTCTGGTTGTCAGAAAGGTACTACTCGGTGCAAAAACGGTCGAGGACGACCGTTTGACAATATTGTCGATCTGTTGTCCTCAACAGATCAGGATCGCCTAACACATCGCGCCGAATAGGAAGCTCTCCTGACATGCTGTGAGGTGGAGGTGGTCTGGTTGTCAGAAAGGTACTACTCGGTGCAAAAACGGTCTAGGACGACCGTTTGACAACATTGTCGATCTGTTGTCCTCAACAGATCAGGATCACCTAACACATCGCGCCGAATAGGAAGCTCTCCTGACATGTTGTGAGGTGAAGGTGGTCTGGTTTTCAGAAAGGTAGTGCTCGGTGCAGAAACGGTCGAGGACGACCGTTTGACAATATTGTCGATCTGTTGTCCTCAACAGATCAGGATCACCTAACACATCGCGCCGAATAGGAAGCTCTCCTGACATGCTGTGAGGTGGAGGTGGTCTGGTTGTCAGAAAGGTACTACTCGGTGCAAAAACGGTCGAGGACGACCGTTTGACAATATTGTCGATCTGTTGTCCTCAACAGATCAGGATCACCTAACACATCGCGCCGAATAGAAAGCTCTCCTGACATGTTGTGAGGTGGAGGTGGTCTGGTTGTCAGAAAGGTACTACTCGGTGCAAAAACGGTCGAGGACGACCGTTTGACGTTATGGGGGCGCAGGTTCGGTGTCGTCGAACAAGCCTGGGAGGAACAGCTGTTGGTTCGATCGATTTGCATTCGCTGTCCTATTAGTTTTGTCCAGAGCCGACCGAGAAGTCTTCGTGCTCGGAGGCCGACCCGGGATAGGATCGCGATGCTTCCTACTCCCATGTTTCTCGTAGACTTGGCGGGCCATTTCCCTAGCGGCTTCCGATTGTCGGACCTCGTAGATGCGGTTCTTCGCGAATCGGACGGCGGATGCGTGCTCGACGATGGGGGCAGGATAGTCGACTCCAATACGACATCCATATCGGACTTGGTCATCCAACGCCATTTTCCAAGGCTCATGAATGAAGAGCTTGGGCACGCGCGCAAGTTCCGGGATATTTTCACGAATGAAACGTCCCTCGGGATCTTGATCCATCGCTTGCTTCGTGGGTGAGTAAATTCGAAACGTATTGATCCCCGTAACTCCGGATTGCATCTGACATTGGGGATAGTGGATCCCCGGCTCGAAGTCGAGAAAGAGTCTTGCCAGATGCAAAGCGGGAGATCGCCAATGAAGCCACAAATGGTAGGCCGCAAAGGACATCAGCATGGCTCGCATCCGAAAGTTGATCCAACGTTCCCGATGCAAATACCGCATGCAGGCATCGATCATAGGGTAGCCGGTGCGGCCCGCCATCCACGCTTCCAAGCGATCCTGCTGGAACTCGTTCTCTCGAAGACCGTCATAAACCGAGCAGATATTTCGAAACTCGATCTCCGGTTCATCTTCTAGTTTTTGGATGAAGTGGCAGTGCCAGGATAATCGTGAGGTGAAGGAACTGAGGGATTGCGTCCATGATGCAGCAGCAGGGTCCTTGGAGACCCATTTGGCTTCCGTCAGCTCGATTCTCTTTGATTGAACACTTCGATGCACCGACCTTATCGACAGGCACCCCCAAGCGATGTAGGGACTGAGCCGACTGCAAGCGTTGGGAGCAGAAAGCGGACTCGACATCCTGCTGCGATATTCGGCCCCGCGCTGGGTGAGGAAGCTACTCAAATAGGATTGCCCAGCGGATTCTCCTCCCTGTTGTAAATGTTGTTTTGCTTCCGACGCGTCCGTCGCATGAAGCGGGAATAGCTCCTTCGCTTTGGGGATTGGGCCTGGATCGAGGGGACGAGGGACAATCAAACGGGTTGGCATGCTGATCAGGTCCGCATTCATACGCGTTTGCCATAAGCGGCCCCAGCCATCGCGGCTTTTTAACTTTCGAACCACGCCATTGGAAGGAACTTCCACCCAAGAGATATTGTGATTGCGAGCCCATTTCGCCACCGATTGGTCGCGACGGTATGTCCACATGCTGGCCGTTTCTTCATGGCTCCAGATTTTGGCAATCTCCACTTGCTCCAACAGCGAATTCAGAACGGGTATCGCTTCGCCGGTACGAACAAAGAGATCTGCACCGATCTTTTGCAGGGATTCGCGGAGTTCGAAGATCGATTGCCGTACGAAGTGGAAGTGTTCAGGAGAGTTCTCTGGTTGAGACCAAAACTCAGGCTCAAACAGGAACAGCGGAATGACTATCCCTTTTTGCGAGGCGCTCGCAAGAGGGTCATGGTCGGACAGCCGAAGATCTCGCTTGAACCAAACCAATTGGACAATGGGCTTGTACATTCCCTGGATCGAACGAAAGAAGGATGTGAAAAGTGAAATCGCAAGGAATGGTAGAAGGGTGGCGAGGGGTGGGGGGAGTAGCGAGTAGCGAGTAGCGAGTAGCGACACACTGTCAAGCCGTCGTCCTCGACTGCTTCGGCACCGTCGGCCACTCTCGCTAAAGCAAGCAAACCTCAAGACCGTCGAGATTTCTGACTTTTAGATACCGCTAGGCGATCCTGAACGGTCGAGGACGACCGTTCGACACACGTCAAGCCGTCGTCCTCGACTGCTTTAGCACCGTAGACCAACGTGCGTAAAAGCATGCAAACCACAATGCGTTCACGGGGCTCTGACTTTTAGATACCGATAGGCGATCCTGAACGGTCGAGGACGACCGTTCGACATAGGGTCAAGACTTCGTCCTCGACTGCTTTGGCGCCGTAGACCAACTTGCCTAAAAGCATGCAAACCACAATGCGTTCACGGGCTCTGACTTTTAGATACCGATAGGCGATCCTGAACGGTCGAGGACGACCGTTCGACAGGGGGGAGCGGCGTGGAGTGTTGGAGTTTTATGGGCCTGCGGCCTGAGGTTAGGTGAGGTGGATCATCGCCTTGATGACGCCGGTCGCGGGGGCGAGCCAATGTTCGAATCGCTCGGGAACTTCATCGATCATCGCATGGTGGGTGATCCAAGGATCGGTGTTGATCGTTCCATTTTCGAT includes these proteins:
- a CDS encoding NAD(P)-dependent alcohol dehydrogenase, which produces MSYQAWVAASAGAPFQKQSLHRAPLGPEEVEVAVEHCGVCHSDLSMWQNEWGMSTYPAVLGHEVIGRVTAIGPHAKGLAIGQRVGIGWNSGSCMHCRPCMSGEHHLCDGAQPTIAGHFGGFANSVRAHWAWAISLPEGLNVADAGPLLCGGITVFNPIATFATPKSRVGVIGIGGLGHMALKFAAAYGCEVTAFTSSERKFEEARSFGAHHVVATRDNESIQRLEKSMDLLLVTVNVPLDWDPLIASLAPNGRMHVVGAVLEPIPVAVFPLIMRQASVGASPTGSPVDMADMLSFAARHKIAPKTEHFPMSEINQAFEHVSAGRARYRVVLDADL
- a CDS encoding acyltransferase family protein, which translates into the protein MIMASAGRVASIDIYRGMVMFLMLAEVLQLPKLRQVFNEDNAIGRIAEWIRFHTSHVAWAGCSLHDLIQPSFSFLVGTAMAYSLASRIARGDSRWQLFRHAVLRSVILVFLGIFLRSLGKPSTNFTFDDTLTQIGLGYWCLFLISLLSTRWVLLALAAILIGTWGIFVLYPAPSPDFPYSQVGVPDSWNEYYREGFAVHFNKNANAAWAFDRWWMNLFPREKPFEYSGGGYATLSFIPTLGTMVLGLLAGRLLQSPNPFARKNLVFACTGAGLMVAAWLLDWTSVCPIVKRIWTPAWTLWSGGICLLWLGVLHWIADQRGFQRWAFPLIVIGANSIVAYVLSWTLEKPTHDALLRHFGGWIRTFSESIQSILGAGQEQVPMIQELLLGGCTLTVFWLILYWLYTKKVFVRI
- a CDS encoding PSD1 and planctomycete cytochrome C domain-containing protein, yielding MSAFRILRVLSALLPILGGLSFATTSAMAWDDPSDAAAQQAKIDFFETKIRPVLVEHCYECHSAASGDPGGEFRLDSAELLKKGGTSGASLQLDAPEKSLLLKALSYDDNALQMPPTGKLPENVLADFRTWVEQGAVDPRKESDAAPAAPSKVELAAQHWAFQNLNPAVHKNQSIDAILARSQSEKKIQPNGTATKRELIRRLYNDLWGLAPTYEELAVWESQPIENYESWVDQLLDSPHFGERMARRWMDVARYADNKGYVFQEDREYAHAWRYREWLIRAFNEDLPYDQFTQYQLAADRLDPGPHNRNLDAMGFLTLGRRFLNNENDIADDRIDLVTRGFLGLSVACARCHDHKFDPISMADYYSLHSMFVSSKEPKDAPGPLRMVDADKIRPAVIFKRGQPGARGDQVPRKFIEFMSSVTRPMETGSGRLDMAQAITDPKNPLTPRVITNRIWGWMMGTPLVDTPSDFGLRSEAPVQLELLNFLSAEFMADGQSIKRLIKRMVLSEAYRRSSAHDPEKHLQDPENRYWWRGVRKRLDFETLRDSVLVGTQQLDDRVGGKSVKMINRPFSRRRTVYAYIDRQNLEGLFRAFDFASPDSHAPLRFATTVPQQALFMMNSGMIDHYSRLFAEKLYLSEEGRDTAWAIEQMFKSILKRSPSDREFEQFTEYLRVIGEPPKPTDEGAEAKAPESQKSDVNSSGNTTPKVGIDEYAQLIQILLCTNEFCFVD
- a CDS encoding response regulator gives rise to the protein MAVSNASQIDRPVNWAAPTVIWAAPTGSYWDWIRNHIQLPNVRDLDAMAIGNPPQDVLEQTTAPIWIQGIEGRYEADWQTWLATFRMPAPQAAPAKKGSRSAKANRTSKKDLAISPDSPPVRRPNIELAVVLGEAWTGHRRTFPLPDSFVPFYWYELYDRLLPWLSRLTLSTQPGADARGSSHPTGVTHTDVSRLAPRVIDWIARSQQADQIATSLIDRVGGTPTPPFVLVVAESSATTQMWHSLLEQWGMPFLIARPTELRIQTTPDVVVLDLDIPPRASFLASNPSGLPVTPEPKPVALEVVTRLRRRFPEAMLAVFDPFPRWQDWHQLQRHGADAIFPKPFSTFGVRWCIRRWIEQGIAGTIVPGGV
- a CDS encoding PTS sugar transporter subunit IIA; this encodes MASKDLDIAQLADYLHLTLTQVTKMAVRGKIPSRKVNGEWRFSESEIHHWLEDQIGVGDAEELERMEKVLQRNIDVTSDDRAMLADYMSPLAIEVPLPVRTKNSVIREMCSLAERSGLLWDAAAMVEAVAAREELHPTALENGVALLHPRRPQSSILAEPIVALGISPQPIPFGNTSGHLTDVFFLICSTDDRVHLRILARLARLVTDDVFLTMLRSATSPQEALDTIRSAELELEASGTRSADR
- a CDS encoding sugar phosphate isomerase/epimerase family protein — its product is MNFRTLNPSCESQMSRRSWLRGSGALALGAGLGSSLLIDQLLHPRNALGSAASKVPFQLGLQLYSLRSFPVDVALQHAKDLGFAQVEFYSGMFPLNATQEQIDALVGKVKSLGLTISAHGVNGFGGDAAANRKVFEFAKKAGIRTLSADPSPEAFPSLDELVKEFDIRIAIHNHGPSHRYNKAVDVLRAVEKWDPRIGACADLGHYIRSGERPTDVIRTLQGRLYGIHLKDFAEMQEKAKGVILGKGHLQCSEVFDAMVRANFPADGALSLEYEENPKDPIADIRECVAIAKKAMEEVKG
- a CDS encoding DUF2256 domain-containing protein; protein product: MSKQPKRHKPSKSHLPTKICERCQRPFAWRKKWERDWEQVKYCSDACRTSTRPHPIASP
- a CDS encoding cryptochrome/deoxyribodipyrimidine photo-lyase family protein; its protein translation is MYKPIVQLVWFKRDLRLSDHDPLASASQKGIVIPLFLFEPEFWSQPENSPEHFHFVRQSIFELRESLQKIGADLFVRTGEAIPVLNSLLEQVEIAKIWSHEETASMWTYRRDQSVAKWARNHNISWVEVPSNGVVRKLKSRDGWGRLWQTRMNADLISMPTRLIVPRPLDPGPIPKAKELFPLHATDASEAKQHLQQGGESAGQSYLSSFLTQRGAEYRSRMSSPLSAPNACSRLSPYIAWGCLSIRSVHRSVQSKRIELTEAKWVSKDPAAASWTQSLSSFTSRLSWHCHFIQKLEDEPEIEFRNICSVYDGLRENEFQQDRLEAWMAGRTGYPMIDACMRYLHRERWINFRMRAMLMSFAAYHLWLHWRSPALHLARLFLDFEPGIHYPQCQMQSGVTGINTFRIYSPTKQAMDQDPEGRFIRENIPELARVPKLFIHEPWKMALDDQVRYGCRIGVDYPAPIVEHASAVRFAKNRIYEVRQSEAAREMARQVYEKHGSRKHRDPIPGRPPSTKTSRSALDKTNRTANANRSNQQLFLPGLFDDTEPAPP